In Cherax quadricarinatus isolate ZL_2023a chromosome 61, ASM3850222v1, whole genome shotgun sequence, a single window of DNA contains:
- the LOC128699319 gene encoding uncharacterized protein produces MGEGGGSSSWRRMPTQVGVALLWVAVWAAVPVTCAPHPDSSDNDTPTRDNALEMLVITPRASPLPSIVVVTGGSSAGSSEDLVNYYLPVIMAEMAAPVSTRDPSIIRVSCRQGFHEDPVGGCRPVFNPTPYFPHSPRPNRHTSVASILPSIRSPSRIPRPEVQTQRELIRQFNISRRPSWFGRSLTEPKGPESSKTPSSRLEQVLMPMPVTTTTTSTTTTTPTTTPSTITPSTTTLDCDD; encoded by the exons ATGGGAGAAGGTGGCGGAAGCAGCAGCTGGAGACGAATGCCCACACAGGTGGGGGTGGCGCTGCTGTGGGTGGCTGTGTGGGCGGCGGTACCAGTTACCTGTGCCCCACACCCAGACTCCTCAGATAACGACACGCCCACACGTGACAACGCTCTGGAAATGTTGGTCATAACTCCCAGAGCTTCTCCTCTCCCTAGCATAG TTGTTGTTACAGGAGGCTCTAGTGCTGGCTCCAGTGAAGACCTCGTCAACTACTACCTTCCAGTTATAATGGCTGAGATGGCTGCCCCTGTCTCAACCAGAG ATCCGTCCATCATCCGGGTGAGCTGCCGGCAAGGGTTCCACGAGGATCCCGTTGGGGGTTGCCGGCCAGTCTTCAACCCTACACCCTACTTCCCTCACAGCCCGCGACCCAACAG ACACACGAGCGTGGCCAGCATCCTGCCCAGCATACGGTCACCATCAAGAATACCTCGCCCGGAGGTCCAAACACAGCGGGAACTCATACGACAGTTCAACATCTCCAGAAGACCTTCTTGGTTTGGGCGCAGCTTGACAGAGCCAAAGGGTCCCGAAAGTAGTAAAACTCCCTCTTCCAGACTGGAACAAGTTTTGATGCCGAtgccagtcactaccaccaccacctcaaccaccaccacaacacccaccacgacGCCCTCCACCATCACGCCTAGCACCACAACGCTTGACTGCGATGACTAA